One Antarctobacter heliothermus DNA segment encodes these proteins:
- a CDS encoding MupA/Atu3671 family FMN-dependent luciferase-like monooxygenase has product MGFSCVVWGNESLLVHCAEMARARGNTVAAVVTDSAEVRRWAEAAGLRVESPGQDLAARLPGDFDWLLSIANLSIIPDDVLALPSKGAVNFHDGPLPRHAGLNAPIWALIEDETRHGITWHMIEGGVDKGDILVQAGFDVAAQDTALTLNAKAYEAAMGSFPALLDQLESGDLRRVKQDLSQRSYHALAKRPLGFGLLDFRRSAAELERMVRALDHGPYWNPLCTPKIRARGSVWLVGRARLTEAHAAPGTVLEVGDDHLTVACGEHALVLSALTRLCGAPVRADQIVAVGDVLDLPDADTRTTIDAEMGKVARHEGRMRTVMASLQPAELSGLEAGETVLETRTLNVPGGEDGVALVSRWADHLAGRGADLAWADGALVRMAAGGLVLPWAPLRARHPVATDLFVRAPELNWPDVPQIGVAVDGAGHVPGTVVTVIFGDEVQLSYDAGRLPPAFAELLAARLELMAVAPEQDLPDPERDLVLNRWNVTETAHDRTLTMHRAFEVQAARTPDAVALIFENQNLTYADLNARANRAAHVLRDMGVTKGQVVGLCCRRSVDLMVGALAILKAGGAYLPMDPGYPADRLQHFVEDSGAQVIVTQAAIEPALPRHDAQLLVLDAEPRLTAKPDHNLPDTSGPEDLAYLIYTSGSTGKPKGVMVEHRNVCNFYTGMDAHVPHDGGTWLAVTSLSFDISVLELFWTTARGLTVVLTGDEDRGLISNGPMPRGNGMEFSLYYWGNDDGAGRDKYALLLEGAQFADENGFVAVWTPERHFHAFGGPYPNPSVTGAAVAGVTKNIGVRGGSVVAPLHHPARIAEEWAVIDNLTNGRAGMAIASGWQPDDFVLRPENTPPENKPAMMRDLEIVRKLWRGEAVGFPRQDGTLHEVVTQPRPVSKELPVWVTTAGNPQTWQEAGRAGCNVLTHLLGQTVDEVGEKIKLYHAALREAGHDPAQFTVTLMLHTFLSDSRDHAREIAREPMKDYLRSAAGLIKQYAWAFPAFKRPEGASNAFDLQLDGLEPDELEAILDFAFERYFNDSGLFGTVQDALARTEQVQAIGVTEIACLIDYGIDRGTVMAGLRPLADVVAQAGGAAELADDDFSIAAQIVRHGVTHLQCTPSMARMIAMNDEARFALNSVQHLYLGGEPLPGALVEEFAQITDATVTNMYGPTETTIWSSCTRAAPGEAVVNIGSPLANQHLYVLNEERKPVGIGQEGELWIGGEGVTRGYWQRPDLTAEKFTDNPFHPGRMYSTGDLVRRRVDGKIDFVGRVDHQVKLRGHRIELGEIEACLEALDSVTQGVVAAREDTPGDVRLVGYYTGISKPEAALKAAMARDLPAFMVPGRFVHLDAFPLTPNKKVDRKALPLPQAAQAKPVAVPVVAPAGSGDAQQVEAAIAAIWQRTLGVSATGRDNFFDLGGHSLLAVQAHRAIREELGALKLSITDIFRFPVLADLAGRVAGLIDGPMVAKSAAPAPVEAVTRAQSRSDAMARRREMRARRRA; this is encoded by the coding sequence ATGGGGTTTTCCTGCGTCGTCTGGGGCAATGAATCGCTGCTGGTGCACTGTGCCGAGATGGCGCGCGCGCGGGGCAACACCGTTGCTGCAGTGGTGACCGACAGCGCCGAAGTGCGTCGGTGGGCCGAGGCTGCGGGATTGCGGGTTGAGTCACCGGGACAGGATCTGGCGGCGCGCCTGCCAGGGGATTTTGACTGGCTTTTGTCCATCGCGAACCTGTCAATCATTCCCGACGACGTGCTGGCGTTGCCCTCAAAAGGCGCGGTGAATTTCCACGACGGCCCTTTACCGCGTCACGCCGGGCTGAATGCCCCGATCTGGGCGTTGATCGAGGACGAGACGCGGCACGGCATCACCTGGCACATGATCGAAGGCGGCGTGGATAAGGGGGATATCCTTGTTCAGGCCGGGTTTGACGTGGCGGCGCAGGACACGGCGCTGACCCTGAACGCAAAGGCCTATGAGGCGGCGATGGGGTCGTTTCCTGCGCTGCTGGACCAGCTTGAAAGCGGTGATTTGCGCCGGGTAAAGCAGGACTTGTCGCAACGCAGCTACCATGCGCTCGCTAAGCGTCCTTTGGGGTTTGGGTTGTTGGATTTCCGTCGCTCTGCAGCTGAGCTGGAACGGATGGTGCGCGCACTGGATCATGGGCCGTATTGGAACCCGCTTTGTACGCCGAAAATCCGCGCGCGAGGGTCTGTCTGGTTGGTCGGTCGTGCGCGCCTGACAGAGGCGCACGCCGCGCCCGGCACTGTGCTGGAGGTTGGTGATGACCATCTGACCGTGGCGTGCGGAGAACACGCGCTGGTGTTGTCGGCACTGACGCGCCTCTGCGGTGCGCCGGTCAGGGCGGATCAGATCGTTGCCGTTGGGGATGTGTTGGACTTGCCGGATGCGGACACCCGCACCACGATTGATGCGGAGATGGGCAAGGTCGCCCGCCATGAAGGTCGGATGCGGACAGTCATGGCGTCTTTGCAACCCGCGGAATTGAGCGGGTTGGAGGCAGGCGAAACCGTGCTGGAAACCCGAACGCTGAACGTGCCGGGCGGGGAGGATGGAGTTGCTCTGGTATCCCGTTGGGCGGACCATCTGGCCGGGCGGGGGGCGGACCTGGCGTGGGCAGACGGCGCGCTGGTGCGAATGGCGGCTGGTGGGCTGGTGCTGCCTTGGGCCCCGCTGCGGGCGCGGCACCCGGTGGCGACGGATCTCTTTGTCCGCGCCCCGGAATTGAACTGGCCGGACGTGCCGCAGATTGGTGTCGCTGTGGATGGTGCGGGCCATGTGCCCGGCACCGTGGTGACGGTGATCTTTGGCGATGAGGTCCAACTCAGCTATGATGCCGGACGGTTGCCGCCTGCCTTTGCGGAACTGCTGGCCGCACGGCTGGAACTGATGGCGGTCGCGCCGGAACAGGACTTGCCCGATCCTGAACGCGATCTGGTGCTGAACCGATGGAACGTGACAGAGACGGCGCATGACCGCACTCTGACCATGCACCGCGCCTTTGAGGTGCAGGCCGCGCGCACGCCGGACGCCGTCGCGCTGATCTTTGAGAACCAGAACCTGACCTATGCTGACCTGAATGCGCGTGCCAACCGGGCCGCACATGTGTTGCGCGACATGGGCGTGACAAAGGGGCAGGTGGTGGGCCTGTGCTGTCGCCGCTCTGTCGATCTGATGGTCGGCGCGCTGGCGATCCTCAAGGCGGGGGGGGCCTATCTGCCGATGGATCCCGGCTACCCCGCCGACCGTTTGCAGCATTTCGTTGAGGACAGTGGCGCACAGGTCATCGTCACTCAGGCGGCGATTGAACCGGCGCTGCCGCGCCACGATGCTCAGCTTTTGGTGCTGGACGCAGAGCCGCGCCTGACCGCGAAGCCAGACCACAACCTGCCCGACACCAGCGGCCCCGAAGATCTTGCCTATTTGATCTACACCAGCGGATCGACCGGCAAACCCAAGGGCGTGATGGTCGAGCATCGCAATGTCTGCAACTTCTACACCGGAATGGACGCCCATGTTCCGCATGATGGCGGGACGTGGCTGGCGGTGACTTCGCTGTCGTTCGACATCTCTGTGCTGGAACTGTTCTGGACGACGGCGCGCGGGCTGACCGTGGTGCTGACGGGCGATGAGGACCGGGGCCTGATTTCCAACGGGCCGATGCCGCGCGGCAACGGTATGGAATTCTCGCTGTATTACTGGGGCAATGACGACGGCGCGGGCAGAGATAAATACGCCTTGCTGCTGGAGGGGGCGCAGTTCGCGGACGAAAACGGTTTTGTCGCCGTCTGGACACCGGAGCGGCATTTTCATGCCTTTGGCGGCCCCTATCCCAATCCTAGCGTTACCGGCGCGGCGGTTGCGGGCGTGACCAAGAACATCGGTGTGCGCGGCGGCTCTGTTGTGGCCCCTTTGCACCATCCCGCCCGCATCGCCGAGGAATGGGCGGTGATCGACAACCTGACCAACGGGCGCGCAGGCATGGCGATTGCCAGCGGTTGGCAGCCGGACGATTTTGTCCTGCGCCCCGAAAACACCCCGCCCGAGAACAAGCCCGCCATGATGCGCGATCTTGAGATCGTGCGAAAGCTGTGGCGCGGCGAGGCGGTTGGTTTTCCCCGTCAGGATGGCACCCTGCATGAGGTAGTGACGCAACCGCGCCCGGTGTCCAAAGAACTGCCGGTTTGGGTCACGACCGCAGGCAACCCGCAGACTTGGCAAGAGGCGGGGCGCGCGGGGTGCAACGTGCTGACTCACCTGTTGGGTCAGACGGTCGATGAAGTCGGCGAAAAGATCAAACTCTACCACGCCGCGCTGCGTGAGGCGGGCCATGATCCGGCGCAGTTTACAGTGACGCTGATGCTGCACACTTTCCTGTCCGACAGCCGCGACCACGCCCGCGAAATCGCTCGTGAACCGATGAAGGATTACCTGCGGTCGGCGGCGGGGCTGATCAAGCAATACGCTTGGGCCTTTCCGGCGTTCAAACGTCCCGAAGGCGCGTCCAATGCCTTTGACTTGCAGTTGGACGGGCTGGAACCGGATGAGCTTGAGGCTATCCTCGACTTCGCCTTTGAGCGGTATTTCAACGACAGCGGGCTGTTCGGCACGGTTCAGGATGCCTTGGCGCGGACAGAGCAGGTGCAGGCCATCGGCGTCACCGAAATCGCCTGTCTGATCGACTATGGCATTGACCGTGGGACGGTGATGGCGGGGCTGCGGCCCTTGGCAGATGTGGTCGCCCAAGCGGGCGGTGCCGCAGAACTGGCCGACGATGATTTCAGCATCGCGGCGCAGATCGTGCGCCACGGTGTCACCCATCTGCAATGCACTCCGTCGATGGCGCGGATGATCGCCATGAACGACGAGGCACGCTTTGCCCTGAATAGCGTACAACATCTGTACTTGGGCGGAGAGCCGCTGCCGGGAGCGTTGGTTGAGGAGTTCGCCCAGATCACTGATGCGACCGTGACCAACATGTACGGGCCGACGGAAACGACGATCTGGTCCTCTTGCACGCGGGCCGCGCCGGGTGAGGCAGTGGTGAATATCGGTTCACCTTTGGCGAACCAGCATCTGTACGTTCTGAACGAAGAGCGCAAGCCTGTCGGTATTGGCCAGGAAGGCGAATTGTGGATCGGCGGTGAGGGTGTGACGCGCGGCTATTGGCAGCGGCCCGATCTGACGGCGGAAAAGTTTACCGACAACCCGTTCCATCCCGGTCGCATGTATAGCACCGGCGATCTGGTGCGGCGGCGTGTTGACGGCAAGATCGACTTTGTCGGGCGGGTGGATCATCAGGTCAAACTGCGCGGTCACCGGATCGAACTGGGCGAAATCGAGGCCTGTCTTGAGGCGCTGGATAGCGTGACCCAGGGAGTAGTAGCAGCGCGGGAGGATACGCCCGGCGACGTGCGGCTGGTGGGCTACTACACGGGCATATCGAAACCAGAGGCCGCGCTGAAAGCGGCAATGGCGCGGGATTTGCCCGCATTTATGGTGCCGGGACGGTTTGTGCATCTGGATGCGTTCCCCCTGACGCCCAACAAAAAGGTTGACCGCAAGGCGCTGCCCCTACCGCAAGCGGCACAGGCGAAACCTGTGGCTGTTCCGGTGGTTGCGCCTGCAGGCTCTGGTGACGCGCAACAGGTCGAGGCCGCGATTGCTGCGATCTGGCAGCGCACTCTGGGCGTCAGCGCGACGGGGCGCGACAATTTCTTTGATCTTGGCGGGCATTCCTTGCTGGCGGTGCAGGCGCACCGCGCCATCCGCGAGGAACTGGGAGCTTTGAAACTGTCCATCACCGACATCTTCCGCTTTCCGGTGCTGGCTGATCTGGCAGGCCGGGTTGCTGGGTTGATTGACGGGCCAATGGTGGCGAAATCCGCCGCTCCTGCGCCTGTGGAAGCAGTCACCCGCGCCCAATCGCGCAGCGACGCAATGGCGCGCCGCCGGGAAATGCGCGCGCGGCGCCGGGCCTGA
- a CDS encoding glycosyltransferase family 2 protein, which produces MARVLVVSLNYRTAEMTLRSMRAALRAMDGMDAELVVVDNASGDGSYERIVKAVASEDWAQGAPIRVVQSGVNGGFGAGNNVGIRAAISDGRVPDYVYLLNSDAFPAPDAIRHLHDHLENHPEAGFAGSYIHGEDGDAHVTAFRFPSIWSELEGAMRFGPVSRWLAEKSVPIGVPEATRRVDWLAGASIMMRHSVLKEIGLFDELFFLYFEETDLCLRAARAGYETHYVRESEVAHIGSVSTGMKKWKRIPGFWLDSRWHYFSKNHGRGYAALATLMHGVGGAFWRLRVLLQRKTPADPPHFLRDLLVHDIEVLFRPPPEKRKAAPPRVRVAAELEAE; this is translated from the coding sequence ATGGCGCGGGTTCTGGTGGTGTCGCTGAACTACAGGACGGCAGAGATGACGCTGCGGTCCATGCGCGCCGCATTGCGCGCTATGGACGGTATGGATGCCGAATTGGTGGTGGTCGACAACGCCTCAGGTGATGGGTCGTATGAGCGGATCGTCAAGGCGGTTGCTTCCGAGGATTGGGCACAAGGTGCGCCAATCCGGGTGGTGCAATCGGGCGTGAATGGCGGGTTCGGCGCGGGCAACAACGTCGGTATTCGCGCGGCGATATCGGATGGCAGAGTCCCAGACTACGTCTATCTGCTCAACTCCGATGCCTTCCCTGCGCCCGATGCGATCCGACACTTGCACGACCATCTGGAAAACCATCCAGAGGCGGGCTTTGCCGGCAGTTACATCCACGGCGAAGACGGCGATGCGCATGTGACGGCCTTTCGGTTTCCGTCGATATGGTCTGAACTTGAAGGGGCGATGCGCTTTGGCCCTGTGTCGCGTTGGTTGGCGGAAAAATCTGTGCCGATTGGCGTGCCAGAGGCCACACGGCGGGTCGATTGGTTGGCCGGGGCGTCGATCATGATGCGGCACAGCGTGCTGAAGGAGATCGGCCTCTTTGATGAGCTGTTCTTCCTGTACTTCGAGGAAACCGACCTTTGCCTGCGCGCCGCGCGGGCGGGGTATGAGACCCATTATGTACGCGAGAGTGAGGTCGCCCACATCGGGTCAGTTTCGACTGGTATGAAGAAATGGAAGCGCATCCCGGGGTTCTGGCTGGACAGCCGATGGCACTATTTCTCCAAAAACCACGGGCGGGGTTATGCTGCGCTGGCAACGCTTATGCACGGGGTGGGCGGGGCGTTTTGGCGGCTGCGCGTCCTGCTGCAGCGAAAGACGCCTGCCGATCCGCCGCATTTTCTGCGTGATCTGCTGGTACATGACATCGAGGTGCTGTTCCGGCCCCCGCCGGAAAAGCGCAAAGCGGCCCCACCAAGGGTGCGGGTCGCGGCTGAACTGGAAGCGGAGTGA